In Cerasicoccus sp. TK19100, one DNA window encodes the following:
- a CDS encoding hydroxyacid dehydrogenase yields MSMENVLVILNDWEKADFLPTPHWNRLLQLAPNLIHMTPDEVNAVGWATVFSTHKPNILITGWRTPPLPDEVGLARESGLKYLCHLPGSVRKLVPRAWIEEGLIVSNWGRSISHVVAECGLMLIISGLRRAGYWNNTMHHGDSWKDDSLDTQSLFDRKVGIHGFGAISRCLVKLLEPFGVEISTYSPNVPDEGLEEFGVKRSNSLDELFAENHVVVELAALTPENEGVIDERLLRLIPDGGLFVNIGRGAVVDEDALARVCQEGRLHAALDVYTVEPLPADSPLRRLDNVLLLPHLGGPTVDQRQTAGAYGLANIERFLHGENLESVVTLDIYDRAT; encoded by the coding sequence ATGTCAATGGAAAATGTGCTTGTGATTTTAAACGACTGGGAGAAGGCAGATTTCCTCCCGACCCCACACTGGAACCGTTTGTTGCAGTTAGCTCCCAACCTCATCCACATGACACCTGATGAGGTGAACGCTGTCGGTTGGGCCACGGTCTTCAGCACTCATAAACCCAACATACTCATCACCGGTTGGCGCACTCCACCCCTTCCCGATGAAGTGGGCTTGGCGCGTGAATCCGGTCTAAAATATTTGTGCCACCTGCCCGGCTCCGTGCGCAAACTCGTGCCTCGCGCGTGGATCGAAGAAGGGCTGATCGTTAGCAATTGGGGCCGCTCGATCAGCCACGTGGTTGCTGAGTGCGGGCTCATGCTGATCATCTCCGGATTGCGTCGCGCGGGCTATTGGAACAACACCATGCACCACGGTGACAGCTGGAAAGACGACAGCCTCGACACGCAGTCACTCTTTGACCGCAAGGTGGGCATCCACGGCTTTGGAGCGATCAGCCGCTGCCTGGTGAAACTACTGGAGCCGTTTGGCGTGGAAATCTCCACCTACTCGCCCAACGTTCCCGACGAAGGTCTGGAAGAGTTCGGCGTAAAGCGCAGCAACAGCTTGGATGAGCTCTTTGCGGAAAATCATGTCGTCGTCGAGCTCGCCGCGCTAACCCCCGAAAACGAAGGCGTGATCGATGAGCGACTGCTGCGCCTGATCCCCGATGGCGGCCTGTTTGTAAACATCGGTCGTGGTGCCGTGGTCGATGAGGATGCACTGGCCCGCGTTTGCCAAGAAGGCCGGTTGCATGCCGCGCTCGATGTCTACACCGTTGAGCCGCTGCCCGCCGATTCGCCTTTGCGACGCCTCGACAATGTGCTCCTGCTCCCGCATTTGGGCGGCCCCACCGTAGATCAACGTCAAACTGCCGGTGCCTATGGCTTGGCGAACATTGAGCGCTTCCTTCACGGCGAGAATTTAGAGTCAGTCGTTACCCTCGATATCTATGATCGCGCAACCTGA
- a CDS encoding PEP-CTERM sorting domain-containing protein, translated as MNKSIIAAFITGSALAGTASGQILFFEDFESQAAGSVPTGSTVNPTSIESDYYAEVVQGAENGAGGGIGHGVKLFDNNSGSAFQFENNFVSGSANQVSAIKFSFDLAWEQDLGSSNYARGGVTSFDTTLSQGSNLFLEIRLYGDGELNIRGASNESTNLVLGQGYGLEIFINDFDSQSISYDMPGGGTGILAANSFAAYLDGTIFHEDSLKNGALTGEDNLGRMGIDSFSSAVGIDYTFDNFEVVNIVPEPSTYAIIAGAAVLGLVMIRRRRK; from the coding sequence ATGAATAAGTCAATTATTGCCGCTTTTATAACTGGATCCGCACTTGCTGGAACTGCTTCTGGTCAGATTCTTTTTTTTGAAGACTTTGAGAGCCAGGCTGCTGGAAGTGTGCCAACTGGTAGCACGGTAAATCCCACTTCAATTGAATCAGACTACTATGCTGAAGTCGTTCAAGGCGCTGAGAACGGAGCCGGTGGCGGGATTGGCCATGGTGTGAAACTATTCGATAATAATAGTGGATCTGCCTTCCAGTTTGAAAACAACTTCGTTTCTGGATCGGCTAATCAAGTATCTGCGATTAAGTTTTCCTTTGACCTGGCATGGGAGCAAGATCTTGGTTCATCGAATTATGCTCGTGGTGGAGTTACCAGCTTTGACACAACGCTGAGTCAGGGGTCCAATCTGTTTTTAGAGATCCGCTTGTATGGCGATGGAGAATTAAACATCCGTGGTGCAAGTAATGAGAGTACGAATCTAGTCCTCGGGCAAGGCTATGGCTTGGAAATTTTTATCAACGACTTTGACTCTCAGAGTATTAGCTATGATATGCCTGGGGGTGGAACGGGAATCCTTGCTGCAAACTCATTTGCAGCATATCTAGACGGGACGATTTTTCACGAGGACAGCCTGAAAAATGGTGCCTTGACCGGTGAAGATAACCTCGGTCGCATGGGCATCGATTCCTTTAGTAGCGCTGTTGGTATCGACTACACATTCGATAACTTCGAAGTCGTGAATATCGTACCCGAACCCAGCACTTACGCCATCATCGCGGGTGCTGCGGTGCTCGGCTTGGTGATGATTCGCCGCCGCCGTAAGTAA
- a CDS encoding polysaccharide lyase 6 family protein — protein MKKIFAVLVFGAAFSGLTAAQHRVTSASEVTALIQSGVVVAGDELIWANGEYADVAIRLTGVDGEPGAPITLRAETAGQVVFTGSSHLQVGSDYAVVSGFRFLAECDEGAAKHVIEFRSGSDDAHHSRLTNVVIEEREAGPPVLKKSKWVVLFGQFNRVDHCHFSGKRTHDNLMTVYLDETDAKRPAYHQIDHNYFGDRADGELAGGTNNGWEIIRIGDSRTSQQLALCRVEHNYFERCDGEIEIISNKSGGNIYQGNGFVECAGQLTLRHGFGCLVVDNLFVGSPSGNSLQSGVRIIGPDHQVVGNTFWRLGGEGARGAIVLTEGVADGQLNEYLPVTNALVRGNVIIDCHSPFVIGAMYGRKAKGGKVNDVPPRDVVIEHNSVIGNAPVFEFLSGGKPLIFLSNNLAFTDHPVAVPWAASADAFTVQLLDAAMVDKNAIQNRVEFIRQNSGPQWRK, from the coding sequence ATGAAAAAAATCTTTGCCGTTCTTGTTTTTGGTGCTGCGTTCAGTGGCTTGACTGCCGCGCAGCATCGCGTGACTTCAGCCAGTGAGGTTACCGCGCTGATTCAGTCGGGCGTCGTCGTCGCGGGTGATGAGCTCATTTGGGCAAATGGAGAATATGCGGACGTCGCGATTCGGTTGACCGGTGTCGACGGCGAACCGGGTGCCCCGATTACGCTGCGAGCGGAAACGGCAGGCCAAGTCGTTTTTACCGGCTCGTCTCATCTTCAGGTTGGCTCGGATTACGCGGTGGTGTCGGGCTTCCGATTTTTGGCTGAGTGTGATGAAGGTGCGGCGAAGCATGTGATTGAGTTTCGTAGTGGCAGTGACGACGCGCACCACAGCCGACTCACAAATGTGGTGATTGAGGAGCGCGAAGCGGGGCCACCCGTGTTGAAGAAGTCCAAGTGGGTGGTGCTCTTTGGGCAGTTTAACCGCGTGGATCATTGTCATTTTTCGGGCAAGCGAACCCACGATAATCTGATGACGGTTTACCTCGATGAGACCGATGCCAAGCGGCCGGCTTACCACCAGATTGACCACAATTATTTTGGCGACCGCGCGGACGGCGAGCTGGCGGGCGGCACGAATAACGGGTGGGAAATTATCCGCATCGGCGATAGCCGCACCTCGCAGCAGTTGGCGCTCTGTCGTGTGGAGCACAATTATTTTGAGCGCTGTGACGGCGAGATCGAAATCATTTCCAACAAGTCCGGGGGCAACATTTATCAGGGCAATGGCTTCGTCGAATGTGCGGGGCAGTTGACCCTGCGCCACGGCTTTGGCTGCCTGGTAGTAGATAATCTTTTTGTCGGTTCCCCTTCGGGCAATTCGTTGCAGAGCGGGGTGCGCATCATCGGGCCGGATCACCAAGTCGTCGGTAATACATTTTGGCGTTTAGGGGGCGAGGGTGCTCGCGGTGCCATCGTGCTGACCGAGGGTGTGGCGGACGGGCAGCTTAACGAATATCTTCCGGTGACGAATGCACTCGTCCGCGGCAACGTGATCATCGACTGCCACTCACCGTTTGTCATTGGCGCGATGTATGGGCGCAAAGCTAAAGGCGGTAAGGTGAATGATGTGCCGCCGCGCGATGTCGTGATCGAGCACAATAGTGTGATCGGCAACGCGCCGGTTTTCGAGTTTCTGAGCGGTGGGAAGCCACTCATTTTTCTGAGCAACAACCTCGCTTTCACGGATCATCCAGTCGCTGTGCCTTGGGCGGCTTCGGCGGATGCGTTTACCGTGCAACTGCTCGATGCGGCGATGGTCGATAAAAACGCGATTCAGAATCGTGTCGAATTTATCCGGCAGAATTCTGGTCCGCAGTGGCGGAAGTAG
- a CDS encoding sodium:solute symporter family protein yields the protein MNSTFSTYDLIVLGAYFAFMLIIGWVFRRAVSNTSDYFRGGGSMLWWMAGSSAFMTQFSAWTFTGAAAKAYQDGAIILALYFANGLGFLGNYLITAAKFRQTRVITAVEAIRRRFGKVNEQVFTWLQIPLGTIYAGIWLNALGLFFAAVFNFDVNTTIIATGVAVLLVSLLGGAWAVSASDFIQVVVLMLITIVAAFFTFGRIGGVGEFFSTVPLSGKNHALEINSTIIYVWIFAIVIKQVVNINNLLDSSRYLSARNTGEARKAALLATVLFFIGPVIWFIPPMAASSIIPDMSAVFPNLDKPDEVAYVAICLEVLPLGMMGMLASGMFAATMSSMDSGLNRNAGIFVRNFYYSVCRPKADEKELMLAGKMTTITLGSLIILIALGLNQLKNMSLFDIMLQFGTLVAMPLIIPAMLAVFVKRSPDWAAWSAIVLGMANSLALKLFMTSDNLQSWIGLELSAREFSDTVLIVGVISNLIIGVGWFFIASALDRRLPAKREQEIEAFFSDVETPVTEGDRDAGQDDPAFQVRLISRIALAYGVFMLVMTLIPNPISGRLAFVFCGGSLIAISQLLKRGAKKLNREVRASAPAATSATADQNSAG from the coding sequence GTGAATTCTACATTTTCTACATACGATCTCATCGTCCTCGGCGCTTATTTCGCCTTCATGCTCATCATCGGCTGGGTCTTTCGCCGCGCCGTCTCCAACACCAGCGATTACTTCCGCGGCGGCGGCAGCATGCTCTGGTGGATGGCTGGGAGCTCCGCCTTTATGACGCAGTTTAGTGCGTGGACCTTTACCGGTGCCGCGGCCAAAGCCTACCAGGACGGTGCCATCATCCTCGCGCTCTACTTTGCCAACGGCCTCGGCTTTCTGGGCAACTACCTGATCACCGCCGCCAAGTTTCGGCAGACGCGCGTCATCACCGCCGTGGAGGCGATTCGCCGTCGTTTCGGCAAGGTAAACGAGCAGGTATTTACCTGGCTGCAAATTCCGCTGGGCACGATTTACGCCGGCATTTGGCTGAACGCACTGGGCTTGTTTTTTGCGGCGGTGTTCAACTTCGATGTGAATACCACGATCATCGCCACCGGTGTCGCAGTGCTTCTAGTCAGCCTGCTTGGCGGTGCCTGGGCGGTCTCCGCGAGTGACTTTATCCAAGTCGTCGTGCTGATGCTCATCACGATTGTTGCGGCGTTTTTCACTTTCGGTCGCATTGGTGGCGTGGGCGAATTTTTCTCGACCGTCCCACTCTCGGGCAAGAACCACGCACTCGAAATCAACTCCACCATTATCTACGTGTGGATCTTTGCGATCGTGATCAAGCAGGTGGTCAACATCAACAACCTGCTCGACTCCTCGCGCTACCTTTCAGCGCGCAACACAGGTGAGGCACGCAAGGCTGCGCTGCTCGCCACCGTGCTGTTCTTCATCGGGCCAGTCATCTGGTTTATCCCGCCAATGGCCGCCTCGTCCATCATTCCGGACATGTCGGCAGTCTTCCCCAATTTGGATAAGCCCGACGAAGTCGCCTACGTCGCGATCTGCCTGGAAGTGCTGCCACTCGGCATGATGGGCATGCTCGCCTCAGGGATGTTTGCCGCGACAATGTCATCCATGGACAGCGGCCTGAATCGCAATGCGGGCATCTTCGTTCGTAATTTTTATTATTCCGTCTGTCGCCCCAAGGCCGACGAAAAGGAACTCATGCTGGCCGGCAAAATGACGACCATTACCCTTGGCTCGCTGATCATCCTCATCGCACTCGGCCTGAATCAGCTCAAGAACATGTCACTATTCGACATCATGCTGCAGTTCGGCACGCTGGTGGCGATGCCGCTGATTATTCCGGCGATGCTGGCAGTCTTCGTAAAACGCTCGCCGGACTGGGCCGCTTGGTCAGCCATCGTTCTGGGCATGGCCAATTCGCTCGCGCTGAAGCTATTCATGACGTCGGACAACCTGCAATCGTGGATTGGCCTGGAGCTCAGTGCGCGCGAGTTCAGCGACACCGTCTTGATCGTCGGCGTTATCAGTAACTTGATCATCGGCGTTGGCTGGTTCTTCATCGCATCGGCGTTGGACCGCCGCTTGCCCGCCAAGCGCGAACAGGAAATTGAGGCGTTCTTTAGCGATGTCGAGACCCCGGTAACCGAAGGCGACCGCGATGCCGGGCAGGACGACCCCGCGTTCCAAGTGCGCTTGATCAGCCGCATTGCCCTAGCCTACGGCGTCTTCATGCTGGTAATGACCCTGATCCCGAATCCGATCTCCGGCCGCTTGGCCTTTGTATTCTGCGGCGGCTCGCTCATTGCGATTTCTCAGCTCCTCAAGCGTGGCGCGAAGAAACTTAATCGCGAGGTCCGAGCCTCAGCACCAGCCGCTACTTCCGCCACTGCGGACCAGAATTCTGCCGGATAA
- a CDS encoding class I mannose-6-phosphate isomerase, whose translation MSTPSMIVPARPLELRPNRVWRSYRGGRLLSKLEGRADAVDDHFPEDWIGSAVRAINPAEVSRPGEGLASVALGEELVGLDELFAEQAEFFFGAEHSKCYGAQPEFLVKFIDSAERLHFQCHPTKAFSRENLDSRYGKFEAYYVLDVRPEVGEGKVYVGFQRPPARDQLKEIIKRQDIPALLDCFDPITVKRGDVVIVPGGVPHALGAGVLLVEILEPSDWVARFEYQRGDYVLPEKDRFMGRGVDFALDMMDLQAKSVEFVREHYFCPATVVHQAGNARREQLIGPAHTDCFQVWKTSWRGQAQRTVNSYCIAIVTQGSCRLAGPDGFTRELGLFDRVIIPLGMESLRLDAPEGCELLECYPPSANPSAEILTA comes from the coding sequence ATGTCCACCCCTTCGATGATTGTCCCTGCAAGGCCCCTTGAATTGCGCCCAAACCGCGTATGGCGTTCGTACCGTGGTGGTCGTTTGTTGAGTAAGTTGGAAGGTCGCGCGGATGCCGTGGACGACCATTTTCCCGAAGACTGGATTGGCTCGGCGGTGCGGGCGATTAACCCCGCCGAGGTGTCGCGTCCGGGCGAGGGGTTGGCGAGCGTAGCCCTGGGTGAGGAGCTGGTCGGACTGGATGAGCTCTTTGCCGAGCAGGCGGAATTTTTCTTTGGCGCGGAGCATAGCAAGTGCTACGGCGCGCAGCCGGAGTTTCTGGTCAAGTTCATCGATTCGGCCGAGCGTTTGCATTTTCAATGTCATCCCACGAAGGCGTTTTCCCGGGAAAACCTAGACTCTCGCTACGGTAAGTTCGAGGCTTATTACGTGCTCGATGTGCGCCCCGAGGTAGGAGAGGGGAAAGTCTATGTTGGCTTTCAGCGCCCTCCCGCGCGCGATCAGTTAAAGGAGATTATTAAGCGGCAGGATATCCCGGCGCTGCTCGATTGTTTTGACCCGATTACCGTGAAGCGTGGCGATGTGGTCATCGTGCCCGGTGGCGTGCCGCATGCGCTCGGTGCGGGCGTGCTGCTGGTGGAGATCCTGGAGCCTTCGGATTGGGTGGCACGCTTTGAATACCAGCGTGGTGATTACGTGCTGCCCGAGAAAGATCGCTTCATGGGCCGCGGTGTCGACTTCGCGTTGGACATGATGGATCTGCAGGCCAAGAGCGTGGAGTTTGTGCGCGAGCATTATTTCTGCCCGGCCACGGTGGTTCACCAAGCGGGTAATGCCCGGCGCGAACAGCTGATCGGCCCGGCACACACGGACTGCTTCCAGGTGTGGAAAACCAGTTGGCGCGGGCAGGCGCAGCGCACGGTTAATTCTTATTGTATTGCAATCGTCACGCAGGGTAGCTGCCGCTTGGCGGGGCCCGACGGTTTTACGCGCGAGCTCGGTTTATTTGACCGCGTGATCATCCCGCTCGGCATGGAGTCCCTGCGGCTCGATGCGCCTGAGGGTTGTGAACTGCTGGAGTGCTACCCGCCCAGTGCAAACCCGAGCGCAGAAATTTTAACGGCATGA
- a CDS encoding sialate O-acetylesterase — MKSHYLIPIAACLLAGVAHAKLVLNPLIGDNAVLQRNAPIPVWGEADPKAEVSAEMAGKTLTAKADADGDWLIEFPAMPAGGPYELTVRSGDDTLIASRLLVGDVWVCTGQSNMYWPVNRTTGHEQAVKSANNDQLRLFTVQRTAADEPVESVQGAWLPANPYTVGGFSAVGYYFGSSLQPEAGVPVGLIMSTVGGTLASNWTSREVLEANPASVPQFERYERELAQYPADLAAYEKAVKKNPKAQKPREPAKRQPSGYYNGMIAPLFQYPVAGIIWYQGESDSWNFENYDRFLHDMIDNWRRGWEQPELPFLIVQLAGFEGKKGVDENYPEIREVQRRTGMEPNNGLALAIDVGEADDIHPANKKPVGERLAKVALAQVYGQDVAYAGPTPQRVYKQGADVVVEFDSGAGKVIDRDGGDLPGFELAGADQQFYPATARLDGNTVILSSAKVSQPVTVRYAWTGFPKVDLYNEADLPATPFKESITTRNHETM; from the coding sequence ATGAAATCCCATTACCTCATTCCCATCGCAGCCTGCCTGTTGGCGGGTGTCGCCCACGCTAAACTCGTCCTCAATCCGCTGATTGGGGACAACGCCGTGCTGCAACGCAACGCGCCTATTCCTGTGTGGGGAGAGGCCGACCCGAAGGCCGAGGTGAGCGCGGAAATGGCGGGCAAAACCCTGACCGCCAAGGCCGACGCCGACGGCGATTGGCTGATCGAATTTCCCGCCATGCCCGCTGGCGGACCCTATGAGCTGACTGTGCGTAGCGGCGACGATACGCTGATCGCTTCGCGCTTGCTGGTGGGCGATGTGTGGGTGTGCACCGGCCAGTCGAACATGTATTGGCCGGTCAATCGCACGACGGGCCACGAGCAGGCGGTTAAGTCGGCCAATAACGATCAACTGCGTCTCTTCACCGTTCAGCGCACGGCGGCGGACGAGCCTGTCGAGAGCGTGCAGGGCGCGTGGCTACCGGCCAATCCCTATACCGTGGGCGGCTTCTCGGCGGTCGGTTATTATTTTGGCTCGTCGCTGCAGCCGGAGGCCGGTGTGCCGGTTGGGCTGATCATGTCCACCGTTGGCGGTACGCTGGCGAGTAATTGGACGTCCCGCGAAGTGCTGGAAGCCAACCCGGCGTCGGTGCCACAGTTTGAGCGCTACGAGCGCGAGCTGGCGCAATACCCCGCCGACCTCGCGGCCTACGAGAAGGCCGTGAAGAAAAACCCCAAGGCACAAAAGCCACGCGAGCCGGCCAAGCGTCAACCGAGCGGTTACTACAATGGCATGATTGCGCCGCTATTCCAGTATCCGGTGGCGGGCATTATCTGGTATCAGGGCGAATCCGATTCGTGGAATTTCGAAAACTACGACCGCTTCCTGCACGACATGATTGACAACTGGCGCCGCGGCTGGGAGCAGCCAGAGTTGCCGTTTCTCATCGTTCAACTCGCCGGCTTCGAGGGCAAGAAAGGCGTCGATGAAAACTATCCGGAGATTCGCGAAGTGCAGCGCCGCACGGGTATGGAGCCGAACAACGGCTTGGCGCTGGCGATCGACGTTGGCGAGGCGGACGACATTCACCCCGCCAATAAAAAACCCGTTGGCGAGCGCTTGGCCAAGGTCGCGCTGGCCCAAGTTTACGGGCAGGACGTCGCCTATGCCGGGCCCACACCGCAGCGCGTTTATAAGCAGGGCGCGGATGTCGTCGTGGAGTTCGACTCCGGCGCGGGCAAGGTGATTGACCGCGATGGCGGCGACTTGCCGGGCTTCGAGCTGGCCGGTGCCGATCAGCAATTTTATCCGGCCACGGCCCGGCTCGATGGCAATACCGTCATCTTGAGCAGCGCCAAAGTTTCCCAACCGGTGACGGTGCGCTACGCCTGGACTGGCTTTCCCAAGGTCGACCTCTATAATGAAGCCGACTTGCCCGCGACCCCATTTAAAGAATCCATCACGACCCGAAATCATGAAACAATGTAA
- a CDS encoding prepilin-type N-terminal cleavage/methylation domain-containing protein: protein MKQCKKNYPGFTLIELLTVVAIIGILAAMLIPAIGHVRAKARAAQGVSNLRSMGGSFMAFANDHKGFLPQPTIKKDDWNELYPDNPVGGDQMWTKQLRDYLPQQSRSLTGREHEIFVCPNAEFANADGQVYDQDDLSRTYTATETLYGLNASGTPQADTARALATIENHSSAMLVIDAKSYNGASGSLSSTLWKYASRDQGKSAKNTTYIDFRQPGDNANVLFVDGHVEQISVDEFADLKERTWTGRIN from the coding sequence ATGAAACAATGTAAGAAAAACTACCCCGGATTTACCCTGATTGAGCTGCTGACTGTGGTGGCCATTATCGGGATCCTCGCGGCCATGCTGATCCCGGCCATCGGTCACGTCCGCGCCAAAGCGCGGGCGGCGCAAGGCGTATCGAACCTGCGCTCGATGGGCGGCTCGTTCATGGCTTTCGCTAATGACCACAAAGGCTTCTTGCCCCAGCCGACGATTAAAAAGGACGACTGGAACGAGCTGTATCCCGACAACCCTGTCGGCGGCGACCAGATGTGGACCAAGCAGTTGCGTGACTACTTGCCGCAGCAGAGCAGATCGCTGACCGGACGCGAGCACGAGATCTTCGTGTGCCCGAATGCGGAGTTTGCCAATGCCGACGGCCAAGTCTATGATCAGGATGATCTTTCCCGCACTTACACCGCGACGGAAACACTCTATGGTTTGAACGCCTCGGGCACGCCGCAGGCGGACACCGCCCGTGCGCTGGCCACGATCGAGAATCACTCCAGTGCGATGTTGGTGATCGACGCCAAGTCTTACAATGGGGCTTCGGGCAGCCTGTCATCCACACTTTGGAAGTATGCGAGCCGCGATCAAGGCAAGTCGGCCAAAAACACCACCTACATCGATTTCCGCCAACCCGGCGACAACGCCAACGTGCTCTTTGTCGATGGCCACGTGGAGCAAATCAGCGTGGATGAGTTTGCCGATCTCAAAGAGCGAACCTGGACCGGACGTATAAATTAA
- a CDS encoding sugar phosphate isomerase/epimerase family protein, with product MSATPNLSQLSNLSWCFSSMGCQELSLDQIARLAAKHGLSQVELRAVSEQINLPAVAREEQWLSRSTKELLGNADVAIAGFNSSAKLAQPFEEAQVEIEAFAPLMAHFGATSLRVFDGAMDLSESWDHIWRWLDRWERLREERDWCFSLAFETHDCLLQGEDIAKLFSQGHQHIGLLWDSHHTWKKAGIDPLKSWREVAPFTTHIHVKDSISKPSARHPFSYVLPGQGEFPLGPLLEQLADDGFGGPVSLEWERLWHPYMPSLDEALFVLREYVAQLRAAA from the coding sequence ATGAGCGCCACACCCAACCTTTCGCAATTGAGTAACCTGAGCTGGTGCTTCTCCAGCATGGGGTGCCAGGAGTTGTCACTGGATCAGATTGCGCGGCTGGCCGCCAAGCATGGCCTTAGCCAAGTGGAGCTGCGGGCCGTCAGCGAGCAGATTAATTTACCCGCCGTCGCGCGCGAAGAGCAGTGGCTCAGCCGCTCGACGAAGGAGCTGCTTGGCAATGCGGATGTGGCCATCGCTGGTTTTAATTCCTCCGCCAAGCTGGCCCAGCCATTTGAGGAGGCGCAGGTGGAGATCGAAGCGTTTGCCCCGCTCATGGCTCACTTCGGTGCAACGAGTTTGCGCGTCTTCGACGGCGCGATGGACCTCTCTGAATCCTGGGATCACATCTGGCGTTGGCTGGATCGCTGGGAGCGCCTGCGCGAAGAGCGCGACTGGTGCTTTAGCCTCGCGTTCGAAACGCACGACTGCCTGCTCCAGGGGGAGGACATCGCCAAACTGTTTAGCCAGGGCCACCAACACATCGGTTTGCTCTGGGACTCGCACCACACGTGGAAAAAGGCAGGCATCGACCCGCTGAAGTCCTGGCGCGAAGTGGCCCCCTTTACGACCCACATTCACGTGAAAGACAGCATCTCCAAGCCGAGCGCGCGCCACCCGTTTAGCTACGTGCTGCCGGGGCAGGGCGAGTTCCCGCTCGGACCGTTACTGGAGCAGTTGGCGGACGACGGCTTTGGCGGCCCGGTCAGCCTGGAGTGGGAGCGCTTGTGGCACCCCTACATGCCCAGCCTGGATGAGGCCCTCTTCGTGCTGCGCGAATACGTCGCCCAGCTCCGCGCAGCGGCGTAG